Proteins co-encoded in one Meiothermus sp. genomic window:
- a CDS encoding TetR/AcrR family transcriptional regulator, with protein MTVEARTAPKREAILEATIRVLRDRGLSGLKVEEVAREAEVGKGTVYLYFQDKQDLLKALVEHHTFSYYQKVEDVVNRDSSFRERLAEVLRLRVAWVEEWRGLWAAVAREAEPEDTTGWLRRMHEHYQHLLEKLVQEGKARGEVRPELDTCLTAASIAALACNPQLEFPREAYLEHLLEVLLKGVAL; from the coding sequence GTGACCGTGGAGGCTCGGACTGCCCCCAAACGCGAAGCTATCCTCGAGGCAACCATCCGAGTTCTAAGAGACCGGGGGTTGTCGGGGCTAAAAGTCGAGGAAGTAGCCCGAGAAGCCGAAGTTGGCAAAGGCACGGTTTATCTTTATTTCCAGGATAAACAAGACCTGCTTAAGGCGCTGGTGGAGCACCACACCTTTTCCTACTATCAAAAAGTAGAGGATGTGGTGAACCGCGACAGCTCCTTTCGCGAACGCCTGGCCGAGGTGCTGCGGCTTCGTGTTGCTTGGGTGGAGGAGTGGCGCGGCCTGTGGGCTGCGGTGGCCCGTGAAGCCGAGCCCGAGGACACTACCGGATGGCTTCGGCGCATGCACGAGCACTACCAGCACTTGCTGGAAAAGCTTGTGCAGGAAGGCAAGGCCAGGGGTGAGGTGCGGCCAGAACTCGACACTTGTCTGACCGCCGCCAGCATTGCGGCCCTGGCCTGCAATCCGCAGCTCGAGTTTCCACGGGAAGCCTACCTCGAGCACCTGCTCGAGGTGTTGTTGAAAGGAGTGGCGTTGTGA
- a CDS encoding CarD family transcriptional regulator, translating into MSEYRPGDKVVLPPYGVGVVAGIAQRSVAGSDKSYYQVDFPGTRSKAYVPVEAPQTTRLRRALSPDQVNEILALLHEGRLPLPRQWAARHRKTTEILADGDPFRIATLAGQLRAWELEKGLPDLDRQALRRAMHLLAEEISQVLEITLDEARKLFEESVGESLN; encoded by the coding sequence GTGAGCGAATACCGTCCAGGAGACAAGGTTGTTTTGCCGCCGTATGGTGTAGGTGTGGTGGCGGGGATCGCCCAGCGTTCGGTTGCTGGCTCAGACAAATCCTATTATCAGGTCGACTTTCCCGGTACCCGCTCGAAAGCCTACGTACCGGTAGAGGCGCCGCAGACCACCCGTTTACGCAGGGCCTTGTCGCCGGATCAGGTCAACGAGATCCTGGCTTTGCTGCACGAGGGCCGCTTGCCCTTACCCCGCCAGTGGGCCGCCCGTCACCGCAAGACCACCGAGATTCTGGCCGATGGCGACCCTTTCCGTATCGCCACCCTGGCTGGCCAGCTTCGGGCCTGGGAGCTTGAAAAGGGCCTTCCCGACCTCGACCGCCAAGCCCTTCGCCGGGCCATGCACCTTCTGGCGGAGGAAATTTCACAGGTGCTCGAGATCACCCTCGATGAAGCCCGCAAACTATTCGAAGAGTCTGTGGGCGAGAGCCTAAACTAA